The following nucleotide sequence is from Mesobacillus jeotgali.
TTCCGGATCGTGCCTTCTGGAAGCTCGAAGACGGAATATGCACCTTTGCAGCGCTTTCCCATTTTCGCAGGCTCAAGTTGTTCGTCCGCGCCTACAATTTCGTCGTTCTCGTTGATGTAAAGAACATCGATGGAATAGTTCATAAAAAAGGTATGGATGGACCGGCAGGGTTTTATATAGAGACTGTGTCCTTCTGGCAAGCTTTCTGTCAGCATCAACCCTTTGAATCTGCTGAAAAAGGTATCTGCTATTTTTACATCCGCTGCCAATTCTTTGCCGTTCGATTCGTTCACAAGTCTCATTTCGCTTTTCACCTCCGACTGTACAAAAATAACCCCGCCTTTACCGAAAGGGGGGTTCGCTGAATACATATTTCATGTAATTCACCC
It contains:
- a CDS encoding DUF192 domain-containing protein, whose amino-acid sequence is MRLVNESNGKELAADVKIADTFFSRFKGLMLTESLPEGHSLYIKPCRSIHTFFMNYSIDVLYINENDEIVGADEQLEPAKMGKRCKGAYSVFELPEGTIRNSGTKVGHSIKLIK